Proteins from a single region of bacterium:
- the iolG gene encoding inositol 2-dehydrogenase: MIPARIGVLGCGRIGRMHAELIAKQVPNAVVTAVYDVVADASAALAGELGVHQAADPAEILRASDVDAVAICSSTHTHIDLLVAAAEAGKAVFVEKPLALNLADVDRGIAAAEAAGIPVQVGFNRRFDPSHRYVRDRVEAGEVGDVHLVRISSRDPEPPPLMYLDQSGGIFCDMTIHDFDMIRFITASEVTEVYAIGAVRVDQAIGEVGDLDTAVIVCTHENGAISTIDNSRQAVYGYDQRVEAFGSAGMAASENPLVATAITRTADGAHAPTLPYFFLERYIPSYLAEWGAFVEMMEGAPSPVALADGRAPLVIGLAAWKSVREHRPVRIDEIG; this comes from the coding sequence ATGATCCCGGCGCGTATCGGGGTGCTGGGCTGTGGGCGGATCGGGCGGATGCACGCCGAGCTGATCGCCAAGCAGGTGCCCAACGCCGTAGTGACGGCGGTCTATGACGTAGTGGCCGATGCCTCTGCGGCCCTGGCCGGCGAACTGGGGGTTCATCAAGCCGCGGACCCGGCCGAGATTCTGCGGGCCTCCGATGTGGACGCGGTAGCCATCTGCTCCTCTACTCACACCCATATCGACCTGCTGGTGGCGGCGGCCGAGGCCGGCAAAGCCGTCTTCGTGGAGAAGCCGCTGGCCCTCAATTTGGCCGACGTGGACCGGGGCATCGCCGCCGCCGAAGCTGCTGGAATCCCCGTGCAGGTTGGATTCAACCGACGCTTCGATCCCAGCCACCGCTATGTGCGCGACCGCGTGGAGGCCGGAGAGGTCGGCGACGTCCACCTCGTTCGCATCTCCAGCCGTGATCCGGAGCCCCCGCCGCTGATGTACCTAGACCAATCCGGGGGCATCTTCTGCGACATGACCATCCACGACTTCGACATGATCCGGTTCATCACCGCAAGCGAGGTCACCGAGGTGTACGCCATTGGCGCGGTGCGGGTCGACCAGGCCATCGGCGAGGTCGGCGACCTCGACACCGCGGTCATCGTCTGCACCCACGAGAACGGCGCCATCAGCACCATCGACAACAGCCGCCAAGCGGTCTACGGCTACGACCAGCGGGTAGAGGCGTTCGGCTCAGCGGGGATGGCGGCCTCTGAGAACCCGCTGGTGGCCACGGCGATCACCCGAACCGCCGACGGCGCCCACGCACCCACGCTGCCCTACTTCTTCTTGGAGCGGTACATACCCTCATATCTGGCCGAGTGGGGGGCGTTCGTGGAGATGATGGAGGGCGCACCGTCGCCGGTCGCCCTGGCCGACGGCCGGGCCCCGCTGGTGATCGGCCTAGCCGCGTGGAAGTCAGTCCGCGAGCACCGCCCGGTGCGGATCGACGAGATCGGCTGA
- a CDS encoding fatty acid desaturase, protein MSTERRDYRVGGPEADRAATAGLVEAEWFRPPINPERLRELQVRGNARAAIDTIAWLGLLAGFGYLAFLSLGTWWAIPAFAAYGALYGGAGDSRWHECGHGTAFRTKWLNDVVYYLASFMLLRQPTLWRWSHVRHHTDTIVVGRDAEIIFPRPPSPTGVALVFLPLMNVPRLVARAAKHAIGDIDDEARSFIPADELGKLKWESRAYIAILAGVTAWSIAIWSIVPLLYVGLPTVYGAWLMVFFAITQHAGLQEDVLDHRLNTRTVHMNPVFRFLYSNMNYHVEHHIFPTVPYYSLPALHQEVKDCLAPASPNTWSAYRQILSTLRRQWRDSAYEEPRGDLPAATDGGRCFVNTGHTMWAGDRHDGLIDLGPANALTPGSARQVEVGDEAYALFRLGDGTLVCAEGLCTHGQAYLAEGVVLDCLVECPKHNGRFDLRTGEAVRYPATDPLTLYPVEIRNGRVVSSLQAESEESGV, encoded by the coding sequence GTGAGTACCGAGCGGCGCGACTACCGGGTCGGTGGTCCCGAGGCTGACCGGGCCGCGACCGCTGGCCTGGTCGAAGCTGAGTGGTTCCGCCCGCCCATCAATCCGGAGCGCCTGCGCGAGCTGCAAGTCAGGGGCAACGCCCGGGCCGCCATCGACACGATTGCCTGGCTCGGGCTCTTGGCCGGGTTCGGCTACCTGGCCTTCCTCTCGCTAGGCACTTGGTGGGCCATCCCCGCCTTTGCCGCCTACGGCGCGCTCTACGGGGGTGCCGGCGATTCCCGCTGGCATGAGTGCGGCCATGGCACGGCCTTCAGAACCAAGTGGCTCAACGATGTGGTGTACTACCTGGCTTCGTTCATGCTGCTGCGCCAGCCCACCCTGTGGCGCTGGTCGCACGTCCGCCACCACACCGACACCATCGTGGTGGGACGCGACGCCGAGATCATCTTTCCCCGCCCCCCCTCCCCCACGGGAGTAGCACTGGTCTTCTTGCCGCTGATGAACGTGCCCCGGCTGGTAGCCCGCGCTGCCAAGCACGCCATCGGGGACATCGACGACGAGGCCCGCTCTTTCATTCCTGCCGACGAGCTGGGCAAGCTGAAGTGGGAGTCTCGGGCCTATATCGCCATCCTGGCCGGCGTGACGGCATGGTCGATTGCCATCTGGTCCATTGTGCCGTTGCTCTACGTCGGCCTGCCCACCGTATATGGGGCCTGGCTGATGGTGTTCTTCGCCATCACCCAGCACGCCGGATTGCAGGAGGACGTACTCGACCACCGCCTCAACACCCGCACCGTGCATATGAATCCCGTCTTCCGGTTCTTGTACTCCAACATGAACTACCACGTGGAACACCACATATTCCCCACCGTGCCCTACTACTCCCTGCCCGCTTTGCACCAAGAGGTGAAGGACTGCCTGGCTCCGGCATCGCCTAACACCTGGTCGGCCTATCGGCAGATCCTGTCCACCCTGCGCCGCCAGTGGCGCGACTCAGCCTACGAGGAGCCCCGCGGCGATCTGCCTGCGGCCACCGACGGCGGTCGCTGCTTTGTCAACACCGGGCACACCATGTGGGCCGGCGACCGCCACGACGGCCTGATCGATCTCGGGCCTGCCAACGCCCTCACCCCCGGATCGGCCCGGCAGGTGGAAGTGGGCGATGAGGCCTACGCCCTGTTCCGCTTGGGCGACGGCACTTTGGTGTGTGCCGAGGGGCTGTGTACTCACGGCCAGGCCTACCTAGCCGAGGGCGTGGTGCTCGACTGCCTGGTGGAGTGTCCCAAGCACAACGGCCGCTTCGACCTCCGCACCGGGGAGGCGGTTCGGTATCCGGCCACCGACCCCCTTACCTTGTACCCCGTGGAGATACGAAACGGCCGGGTGGTCTCAAGCCTGCAAGCCGAATCCGAGGAGTCCGGGGTATGA
- the iolD gene encoding 3D-(3,5/4)-trihydroxycyclohexane-1,2-dione acylhydrolase (decyclizing), giving the protein METIRLTTSGAVVRYLAAQRIEIDGQAVPLFAGVFAIFGHGNVTCLGHDLEQAGEALPTWRGQNEQGMALAAVAYAKANRRRRIMAATSSIGPGATNMVTAAAVAMANRMPLLLLAGDTFNSRIPDPVLQQVEHFDNPTVTANDAFRPVVRYWDRITAPEQLVQSLPNAVNTMLDPGDCGPAFIGLPQDIQGEAYDFPARFFEEAIHEIRRPRPDTRELRRAAAALVAAERPLIVAGGGVHWSLAEDELRSFAEIHNIPVVETVAGRTSLVADHRLNCGPIGVTGCTSANAMAAEADVVLAVGTRLGDFVTGSWTVFGGGDDVQIIGLNAARFDATKHRSLPLVADAREGLTELGAALGDCRAPEEWSDRASSETSQYHAYIDKIAAPETVAAAGRSADDAEADADLPTYAQVVGVVDRAADESTYVLAAAGGFPGELVNGWRGQAVHSFDCEYGYSCMGYEISGGWGAKMALPDREVVVLVGDGSYLMMNSDLYSTVLTGHKLIVIVCDNGGYAVINRLQLAQGGVPFNNLIADSRVQEPTAVDFAAHAASMGCETETVTSIAELEAAFGRARAAESTYVIALNTHAYRWTEGGSFWEVGVPEVSASADVRAARAAMDTGRADQRVGW; this is encoded by the coding sequence ATGGAAACCATCCGCCTGACAACCTCGGGGGCCGTGGTGCGCTATCTGGCGGCCCAGCGCATCGAGATCGACGGCCAGGCCGTCCCCCTGTTCGCAGGAGTATTCGCCATTTTCGGCCACGGCAACGTCACCTGTCTGGGCCATGATCTGGAGCAGGCCGGCGAGGCGCTGCCCACCTGGCGGGGTCAGAACGAGCAGGGCATGGCCCTGGCCGCGGTGGCCTACGCCAAGGCCAACCGCCGCCGCCGTATCATGGCCGCCACCAGCTCCATCGGCCCCGGTGCCACCAACATGGTGACCGCGGCTGCAGTGGCCATGGCCAACCGGATGCCGTTGCTGCTGTTGGCCGGCGACACCTTCAACAGCCGCATCCCCGACCCCGTGCTCCAGCAGGTGGAGCACTTCGACAATCCGACTGTGACGGCAAACGACGCCTTCCGACCCGTAGTCCGCTACTGGGATCGCATAACCGCGCCCGAGCAGCTGGTCCAGTCGCTCCCCAACGCCGTCAATACCATGCTCGACCCCGGCGACTGCGGTCCGGCCTTCATCGGTCTGCCCCAAGACATCCAGGGCGAGGCCTACGACTTCCCCGCCCGTTTCTTCGAGGAGGCCATCCACGAGATCCGCCGTCCCCGGCCCGACACCCGCGAGCTTCGTCGGGCCGCGGCCGCGCTGGTTGCCGCTGAGCGGCCTTTGATCGTGGCCGGCGGCGGGGTCCACTGGTCGCTGGCTGAAGACGAGCTGCGCTCTTTCGCCGAGATCCACAACATCCCGGTGGTGGAGACGGTGGCCGGGCGCACCTCGCTGGTGGCCGACCACCGGCTGAATTGCGGCCCCATCGGCGTCACCGGGTGCACCTCGGCCAATGCCATGGCTGCCGAGGCCGATGTGGTGCTGGCGGTGGGCACCCGCCTGGGCGACTTCGTCACCGGATCGTGGACGGTGTTCGGTGGGGGCGACGACGTGCAGATCATCGGTCTGAACGCGGCCCGCTTCGACGCCACCAAGCATCGCTCGCTGCCGCTGGTGGCCGACGCCCGCGAGGGCCTCACCGAGCTGGGAGCGGCCCTGGGTGATTGCCGGGCCCCCGAGGAGTGGTCAGACCGGGCCTCTTCGGAGACTTCGCAATACCACGCCTACATCGACAAGATCGCCGCCCCCGAGACGGTGGCAGCGGCCGGACGATCTGCCGACGATGCCGAGGCCGACGCCGATCTGCCCACCTACGCCCAGGTCGTGGGAGTGGTGGACCGGGCCGCCGATGAGTCCACCTATGTGCTGGCCGCGGCCGGAGGATTCCCCGGCGAGCTGGTCAATGGATGGCGGGGCCAGGCCGTCCATTCCTTCGATTGCGAATACGGCTACTCCTGCATGGGCTATGAGATCTCCGGCGGATGGGGGGCCAAGATGGCCCTGCCCGACCGGGAGGTGGTGGTGCTGGTGGGAGACGGCTCCTACCTCATGATGAACAGCGATCTCTATAGCACGGTGCTCACCGGCCACAAACTCATCGTCATCGTGTGCGACAACGGCGGCTACGCGGTGATCAACCGCCTGCAACTGGCCCAGGGCGGCGTGCCGTTCAACAACCTCATCGCCGACTCCCGAGTGCAGGAACCAACCGCGGTTGACTTCGCAGCCCACGCCGCCTCCATGGGCTGCGAAACCGAGACCGTGACCTCCATCGCCGAACTCGAAGCCGCGTTCGGCCGGGCCAGGGCCGCCGAGAGCACCTATGTGATCGCCCTGAATACCCATGCTTACCGCTGGACCGAGGGCGGCTCGTTCTGGGAAGTGGGCGTGCCCGAGGTGAGCGCCAGCGCCGATGTGCGGGCCGCCCGGGCCGCCATGGACACCGGCAGAGCCGATCAACGGGTGGGATGGTGA